The genomic stretch ACCGCACCAGCACCACGACGGCCCCCGGCAGCAGCAGCTGCCGGGGGCCGTTCGCGTGCACCCGGCACCGGCCGGACAGGGGACGGACGGGAGGCCCGCCCCGCCCCCGTCAGTTCAGGCCGGCTCCGGCACGGGGACACGTCGGGCACTCCGCCGCGCAGCGGTGAACGAGTCGATCGTGAGCAGCACCAGCGCGAACCACACCACGCCGAAGCCGACCCACCGCGAGGGCGACATCGCCTCGTGCTGCACGAGCACCCCGACGAGCAGCTGCATCACGGGGGCGAGGTACTGCGTCAACCCGAGCGTCGACAGGCTGACCCGACGGGCCGAGGACGCGAACAGCAGCAGCGGCACCGCGGTCGCCGGCCCGGTCAGCACCGTGATCAGGACGTGCACGCCGCCCGCACTCGCGAACGTCACGCCACCGGCGAGCCCGGTCACCCCGAGCACCACGAGCGCCCCGACGGCGATCGGCAGCAGCCACACGGTCTCGATCGTCAGCCCGCTCAGGGCGTCGACAGTGCCGCCGACGCGCTTCTTCACCAGGCCGTAGAGCCCGAACGAGAACGCGAGCGCCAGGGAGATCCACGGCATCCGCCCGTAGCCGACCGCGATGACGACGACCGCGACGACGCTGATGCCGACCGCGATCCACTGCAGCGGACGCAGGCGCTCGCGGAGCACCACGATGCCCAGGGCGATGGTGACGAGCGGGTTGATGAAGTACCCGAGGGCCGCTTCGACGGTGTGGCCGGTGGTCGTCGCGGCGACGTACACGGTCCAGTTGACCAGGATGAGTCCGGCGGCGATGCCCATGATCCCCATCACCCGGGGCTGCACGAGCAGGGCACGGGTCCGCAGCCAGGAGCGGGTGGCGAGGATCGCGACGGCGCAGAACACCAGGCCGAAGACGATCCGCCACGACACGATCTCGAACGCGCCGGCGGGGGCCATCGCGGCGAAGAGCAGGGGCATCAGGCCCCAGAGTCCGTAGGCGACGAGCGCCTGCACGACGCCGACGGATGCCTCGCTGCGCGCCGGGCGCGTGGGACTCGGTTCACTCACGGAACCATCCTAGGAAGGCGAGCCGACGTCGGGTGCTGGTGGCGGGCCTCCCGGCAGACGACGAACGCCCCGCCGGCCAGGCCGACGGGGCGTTCGTGGAGCAGGTGTCAGTGCTCGATGACCGCGAGGACGTCGCGGGCGGAGAGGACCAGCAGGTCCTCGCCCGAGTACTTGACCTCGGTGCCGCCGTACTTCGAGTAGATGACCTTGTCGCCGACAGCGACGTCGAGCGGCACGCGGTTGCCGTTGTCGTCGATGCGACCCGGGCCCACGGCGACGACCTCGCCCTCCTGGGGCTTCTCCTTCGCGGTGTCCGGGATGACCAGACCGGACGCGGTGGTCTGCTCCGCCTCCACCTGACGGATGACGATGCGATCTTCGAGCGGCTTGATGCTGACGGCCACGGTGACCTCTTCTTTCTCGGTACGTGTTCGGTACTGACGAAAACCGGGTTGGCACTTCCCTCGGGAGAGTGCCAACCCCAACTGTAGGACGTCACTGGCACTCGGTCAATCCGAGTGCCAGTGCGCCACGGCCGTGTCCGCCGCCTGGGAGGATCAGGGCATGGACGCCGCCGAACTCACCCAGCTGCTGACCCCGGCCGGGATGGACCTGCTCGACCGTACGCCCTCGGTCTCCGACGGTGGCGAGATCGTCCGGGTGGTCTCCCGGTTGCGGGCCGAGGGCCACGACCCCGCCCTGGTGGCGGCGGTCCTGACCCAGGCGAAGCTGCGGCAGAAGGCCCGCGGCAAGTTCGGCGACTTCGCGGCGCGGATGCTCTTCACCGAGGCGGGCCTCGAGCAGGCCACCCGGCTGCAGGTCGCCGCGCAGCACGCCGGGCGCTTCGCCGCCGCCGGACTGCAGCGGGTCGCCGACCTCGGCTGCGGGATCGGCGGGGACGCGCTCGCGATGGCGGCGCTCGACCTCGACGTCACGGCGGTCGACCGCGACGAGGTGACGGCTGCCGTCGCGACGCACAACCTGGCGCCGTGGCCGAACGCCCGGGTCACCCTCGGGGACGCCGCCGCGTTCGACCTGTCCACCGTCGACGGCGTCTGGATGGACCCGGCCCGGCGGACCAGCGGTCACTCCGACACCCGACGCCTG from Curtobacterium sp. MCLR17_032 encodes the following:
- the rarD gene encoding EamA family transporter RarD, which produces MSEPSPTRPARSEASVGVVQALVAYGLWGLMPLLFAAMAPAGAFEIVSWRIVFGLVFCAVAILATRSWLRTRALLVQPRVMGIMGIAAGLILVNWTVYVAATTTGHTVEAALGYFINPLVTIALGIVVLRERLRPLQWIAVGISVVAVVVIAVGYGRMPWISLALAFSFGLYGLVKKRVGGTVDALSGLTIETVWLLPIAVGALVVLGVTGLAGGVTFASAGGVHVLITVLTGPATAVPLLLFASSARRVSLSTLGLTQYLAPVMQLLVGVLVQHEAMSPSRWVGFGVVWFALVLLTIDSFTAARRSARRVPVPEPA
- the groES gene encoding co-chaperone GroES; translated protein: MAVSIKPLEDRIVIRQVEAEQTTASGLVIPDTAKEKPQEGEVVAVGPGRIDDNGNRVPLDVAVGDKVIYSKYGGTEVKYSGEDLLVLSARDVLAVIEH